ACCCCACCGGACTGACCGGGCTGCTGCCCAACGGCGGTGGCTTCCGCTACTACTCCGTCGCCACGTCCGTACCGAAGAAGAGCGCCGCCGACTACCGGCTGACCGTCGACGGCCTGGTCGACCGCCCGGCCACGTACACCCTGGACGCCCTGAAGCGGATGGAGCAGACCCGGATGGTCCGGGACGTCCAGTGCGTCACCGGCTGGCGGGTGCCCGAGACCCCCTTCGAAGGCGTACGGCTCTCCGTCCTGCTGGACGCGGCGGGGGTCCGGGCCGGGGCGAAGGCGATCCGCTTCACCTGCTTCGACGGCACCTACAGCGAGAGCCTCACCCTCGACCAGGCCCGGCGGGCCGATGTGCTGGTCGCGCTGCGGATGCAGGACCGGCCGGTGTCCCACTCCCACGGCGGCCCGGTCCGGCTCTACGTGGCCCCGATGTATTTCTACAAGTCGGCGAAATGGCTCTCCGGGATCACCGTCACGGACTCGGTTCGCCCCGGTTACTGGGAGAAGCTCGGATATGACGTCGACGCCTGGGTCGGCCGGTCCAACGGCCGCGACGATGCCCCCACGACCTGAGACGGACGGGCGGGTACGACGGTTCAGCCGGCCGGTGCGCTGGGTGCATCGCACCACCG
This genomic interval from Streptomyces sp. NBC_00464 contains the following:
- a CDS encoding molybdopterin-dependent oxidoreductase, which codes for MNSSPPDAGPDTEADGPDPDGSGTPVGRRLVLTMLGLGAAGLVAAPVLQRTLESGLGALSDKDPTGLTGLLPNGGGFRYYSVATSVPKKSAADYRLTVDGLVDRPATYTLDALKRMEQTRMVRDVQCVTGWRVPETPFEGVRLSVLLDAAGVRAGAKAIRFTCFDGTYSESLTLDQARRADVLVALRMQDRPVSHSHGGPVRLYVAPMYFYKSAKWLSGITVTDSVRPGYWEKLGYDVDAWVGRSNGRDDAPTT